Proteins co-encoded in one Flavivirga eckloniae genomic window:
- a CDS encoding saccharopine dehydrogenase family protein, producing the protein MRKILVIGSGKSASSLLKYLLDKSTSENLFVTVGDVNLNAAKKLVGNHKNAEVILLDIFDETSRTNAIKNADIVVSMLPARFHIEVAKDCVLYGKHMVTASYVSPEMQALNDEAKAKGLVLMNEIGVDPGIDHMSAMQVLDNIRNNGGKIILFESFTGGLVAPESDNNLWNYKFTWNPRNVVLAGQGGAAKFLQEGTYKYIPYHRLFRRTEFLDVDGFGRFEVYANRDSLKYQSVYGLDHVKTLYRGTMRRVGFSRAWNIFVILGMTDDSYTIDDSENMSYRDFINAFLTYSPFDSVELKLRHALKIDQDDIVWDKLVELDIFNSEKKVGLKKATPAQILQKILMDSWTLDPDDKDMIVMYHKFGYEKDGKKHQIDSNMVVLGEDQTYTAMAKTVGLPVAMATLAILNKKITTPGVQIPISKEVYEPILEELKTFGVYFHEREVPYLGYNPLNN; encoded by the coding sequence ATGCGAAAAATTTTGGTTATTGGTTCCGGTAAATCAGCTTCCAGTCTTCTAAAATATTTGTTAGATAAATCAACATCAGAGAACCTCTTTGTTACTGTTGGTGATGTAAACCTTAATGCGGCAAAAAAACTGGTTGGCAATCATAAAAATGCTGAAGTCATATTGTTGGACATTTTTGATGAAACATCACGCACCAATGCCATTAAAAATGCAGACATAGTAGTTTCAATGTTGCCTGCCCGTTTTCATATAGAAGTGGCTAAAGATTGTGTTTTGTATGGTAAACACATGGTTACGGCTTCTTATGTGAGTCCGGAAATGCAGGCTTTAAATGATGAAGCCAAAGCCAAGGGTCTGGTGTTAATGAATGAAATTGGTGTCGATCCGGGTATTGACCATATGAGTGCCATGCAGGTTTTAGATAACATACGTAATAATGGCGGGAAAATAATCTTATTTGAATCGTTTACTGGTGGTTTAGTTGCTCCCGAAAGCGATAACAACCTATGGAATTATAAATTTACATGGAACCCCAGAAATGTAGTTCTGGCAGGGCAAGGTGGTGCTGCCAAGTTTTTACAGGAGGGTACTTATAAATACATTCCTTATCACCGTTTATTTAGACGTACTGAGTTTTTAGATGTTGATGGTTTTGGACGTTTTGAAGTGTATGCTAACAGAGATTCTCTTAAATACCAAAGTGTTTACGGGCTCGATCATGTTAAAACATTGTACAGAGGTACTATGAGACGTGTTGGCTTTAGTCGAGCGTGGAATATTTTTGTGATACTGGGAATGACAGACGACAGTTATACGATTGATGATAGTGAAAACATGAGCTATCGCGATTTTATAAATGCTTTTTTAACCTACAGTCCGTTTGATTCTGTAGAACTAAAATTAAGGCATGCACTTAAAATAGACCAAGACGATATTGTGTGGGACAAGCTTGTAGAACTCGATATTTTTAACTCCGAAAAAAAGGTAGGTCTTAAAAAAGCAACTCCAGCGCAAATACTCCAAAAAATACTTATGGATAGCTGGACACTTGATCCGGATGATAAAGACATGATTGTTATGTATCATAAATTCGGTTACGAAAAAGACGGTAAAAAGCATCAAATCGACTCGAATATGGTTGTTTTAGGCGAAGATCAAACCTATACAGCTATGGCCAAAACAGTAGGTTTACCGGTTGCTATGGCAACGCTTGCTATCCTTAACAAAAAAATCACAACACCTGGTGTTCAAATACCTATTAGTAAAGAGGTTTACGAGCCTATTTTAGAAGAACTTAAAACGTTTGGTGTTTATTTTCATGAACGCGAAGTGCCTTATTTAGGGTATAACCCTTTGAATAATTGA
- a CDS encoding DUF423 domain-containing protein yields MNKKILITASIFGFLAVAFGAFGAHALKDLITVEAQQTFETGVRYQMYHAILLLFVGTNSDLQKSAKKILYYLIVIGVILFSGSIYGLATNLLTTFNFKTIGFVTPIGGLLLILTWGFLIVNFLKIKPKNGD; encoded by the coding sequence ATGAACAAAAAAATATTAATCACAGCGTCCATTTTTGGTTTTTTGGCTGTTGCTTTTGGGGCATTTGGCGCACATGCATTAAAAGATTTAATTACGGTTGAGGCACAACAAACTTTTGAAACAGGTGTGAGATATCAGATGTATCATGCTATTTTACTATTGTTTGTAGGGACAAACTCAGATCTTCAAAAAAGTGCAAAAAAGATTTTGTACTATTTAATTGTAATAGGGGTCATTTTATTCTCTGGATCTATTTATGGATTGGCAACAAACTTGTTAACAACTTTTAATTTTAAAACCATTGGATTTGTAACTCCAATAGGCGGATTACTTCTCATTTTAACATGGGGGTTTTTAATTGTGAATTTCTTAAAGATTAAGCCCAAAAACGGAGATTAA
- the pckA gene encoding phosphoenolpyruvate carboxykinase (ATP): protein MVNYNQVTKTISLEAYGIKNADVKYQLSPDQLHDITIEKGLGVEASSGALAVNTGEFTGRSPQDRFIVKDDITRDRIWWGDINIPFDPDKFDALYEKVVDYLSEKEVFVRDCYACADQDHKLNIRVINEYPWSNLFAYNMFLKPTNEEVKGFDPEWIVVNAPGFMADAEIDGTRQHNFAILNFSKKIALVGGTGYTGEIKKGIFSALNFILPVFKKTLPMHCSANVGKDGDTAIFFGLSGTGKTTLSTDPNRSLIGDDEHGWTGENSVFNFEGGCYAKVINLSRDKEPEIYDAIKRGAILENVTLDADGNVNFEDSSITQNTRVSYPIQHIENIKVPSIGKNPKNIFFLTADAFGVLPPISKLTPSQAAYHFISGYTAKVAGTEAGVVEPQPSFSACFGAPFMPLHPAKYAEMLSKKMKESGVNVWLVNTGWTGGPYGIGKRMELKYTRAMIKAVLDGHLGLYNYDDYHIHSVFGVAQPRECPGVPTSVLSPRATWNNDEDYYKTAFKLTNAFRENFKKFEAHCNEEIRRGGPQRYAF, encoded by the coding sequence ATGGTAAATTATAATCAAGTTACGAAAACGATTTCGTTGGAGGCATATGGAATTAAAAATGCCGATGTAAAGTATCAACTTTCACCAGATCAGCTTCATGATATTACTATTGAAAAAGGTCTGGGGGTAGAAGCTTCATCTGGAGCTCTGGCTGTTAACACAGGTGAGTTTACAGGACGCTCTCCGCAAGACCGATTTATTGTTAAAGATGATATAACTCGGGATCGTATTTGGTGGGGAGACATTAACATTCCTTTCGATCCTGATAAATTCGATGCATTGTATGAAAAGGTTGTTGATTATTTGTCTGAGAAGGAAGTTTTTGTAAGAGATTGTTATGCTTGTGCAGACCAAGATCATAAATTAAATATTCGCGTTATTAACGAATATCCTTGGAGCAATTTATTTGCTTATAATATGTTTTTGAAACCCACAAATGAAGAGGTAAAGGGTTTCGATCCGGAATGGATAGTCGTAAATGCACCTGGTTTTATGGCAGATGCAGAAATAGATGGAACACGCCAGCATAATTTTGCTATTTTGAATTTTTCCAAAAAAATAGCATTAGTAGGTGGTACTGGGTATACAGGTGAAATTAAAAAAGGTATTTTCTCTGCATTAAATTTTATACTTCCAGTATTTAAAAAAACGTTACCAATGCATTGTAGTGCTAATGTAGGTAAGGATGGTGATACTGCTATTTTCTTCGGATTATCTGGAACTGGGAAAACAACCCTGTCTACAGATCCAAACAGAAGCTTAATTGGTGATGATGAGCACGGTTGGACGGGTGAAAATTCGGTGTTTAACTTCGAAGGTGGCTGTTATGCTAAGGTTATAAACCTATCTAGAGATAAAGAACCAGAAATATACGATGCTATTAAAAGAGGAGCTATTCTAGAGAATGTTACTTTAGATGCCGATGGTAATGTAAATTTCGAGGATAGTTCAATTACTCAAAATACCAGAGTTAGTTACCCTATTCAGCATATCGAAAATATTAAAGTACCTTCAATTGGGAAGAATCCAAAGAATATTTTCTTTTTAACTGCCGATGCTTTTGGTGTATTGCCTCCAATATCGAAACTAACTCCTAGCCAGGCGGCATACCATTTTATTTCGGGATATACGGCAAAAGTTGCAGGAACCGAAGCTGGAGTTGTAGAACCGCAACCGTCTTTTTCGGCATGTTTTGGAGCGCCTTTTATGCCGCTACATCCTGCCAAGTATGCAGAAATGTTAAGTAAAAAGATGAAAGAATCTGGCGTTAATGTGTGGCTGGTAAATACAGGTTGGACCGGTGGTCCTTACGGAATTGGAAAGCGCATGGAATTAAAATATACTCGTGCCATGATTAAGGCTGTATTAGATGGTCACTTGGGATTGTATAACTACGACGATTACCATATCCATTCCGTTTTTGGTGTAGCACAACCCAGAGAATGTCCAGGAGTACCGACAAGCGTTTTAAGCCCAAGAGCTACTTGGAATAATGATGAGGACTATTACAAAACGGCGTTTAAGCTAACCAATGCGTTTCGTGAGAATTTCAAAAAGTTTGAAGCTCATTGTAATGAGGAAATCAGACGAGGCGGTCCACAACGTTATGCGTTTTAA
- a CDS encoding uroporphyrinogen-III synthase has protein sequence MKVKTILVSQPEPKIENSPYFDLQEKQKVKIDFRPFIHVEGVSAKEIRQQKVDLNNYTAIILTSRNAVDHFFRIAEEMRFKVPDTMKYFCQSEAVAFYLQKYVVYRKRKIYVGKRTFAELSPLIKKYKEETFLLPNTDKVKPAVPETLNALGVNWKQATFYKTVVSDLSDLADVYYDVLVFFSPSGIESLFHNFPDFKQNDTRIAVFGNTTIKAVEEKGLRVDIAAPTPETPSMTMALQKYIDKVNKGK, from the coding sequence ATGAAAGTAAAAACAATTCTAGTATCTCAACCCGAACCAAAAATAGAAAACTCACCCTACTTTGATTTACAAGAAAAACAAAAGGTAAAAATAGATTTCAGACCTTTTATTCATGTTGAAGGCGTATCTGCAAAAGAGATTAGACAACAAAAGGTAGATTTAAACAATTATACTGCTATTATTTTAACTAGTAGAAATGCGGTAGATCACTTTTTTAGAATCGCTGAAGAAATGAGGTTTAAAGTTCCAGACACCATGAAGTATTTCTGCCAGTCTGAAGCTGTTGCCTTCTATCTTCAAAAATATGTGGTATATAGAAAACGTAAAATTTATGTTGGTAAACGAACGTTTGCTGAATTATCTCCATTAATTAAAAAATATAAAGAAGAAACATTTTTATTACCAAATACAGACAAAGTAAAACCGGCAGTTCCTGAAACCTTAAATGCTTTAGGAGTCAACTGGAAACAAGCTACTTTTTACAAAACTGTAGTAAGTGATTTATCTGATTTAGCCGATGTGTATTACGATGTTTTAGTATTTTTTAGTCCTTCGGGAATAGAATCTTTATTTCATAATTTCCCAGACTTTAAACAAAATGATACGCGCATTGCCGTTTTTGGAAATACAACGATAAAAGCTGTAGAAGAAAAAGGATTACGAGTAGATATTGCTGCTCCAACACCTGAAACGCCATCAATGACCATGGCACTACAGAAGTATATTGACAAAGTCAATAAAGGAAAATAA
- a CDS encoding DUF4271 domain-containing protein, with translation MLRDIVSNELYTVLLVAGLLIVAIAKLTSPKRFDDFIYVLGNSKYLKIYSRDQKFLDKFDALLFSNLILSASVFSFIAYRQINNGSRLSIDLMFKIAFSICVFILIKVLIERLIASIFEIDKLIDQYLFQKISYKNYIGLLLLPINALLLFSFKPTLPVIYFIIVLLLIVNIIGIITSFKTHQSLIKRNYFYFILYLCTLEISPYIILYKVFIAN, from the coding sequence ATGCTTCGGGATATTGTATCAAATGAATTATATACGGTTTTATTAGTTGCTGGGCTGCTTATTGTGGCCATTGCAAAATTGACTTCCCCTAAACGTTTCGACGACTTCATTTATGTTTTAGGTAACTCTAAATATCTTAAGATTTATTCCAGAGATCAAAAATTCCTGGACAAATTTGATGCTTTATTATTTAGCAACTTAATTCTTTCGGCTTCTGTTTTTAGCTTTATAGCTTACCGCCAAATAAACAATGGAAGTAGGCTCTCAATAGATTTAATGTTTAAAATAGCCTTTAGTATTTGTGTGTTTATTTTAATAAAAGTACTTATAGAAAGGCTTATTGCCAGCATCTTTGAAATTGACAAACTAATAGATCAATATCTTTTTCAGAAAATTAGTTACAAAAATTACATAGGTCTTTTATTACTCCCAATAAATGCTCTACTACTTTTTAGTTTTAAACCAACTTTGCCGGTAATATATTTTATAATTGTTTTATTGCTAATTGTTAATATTATTGGCATCATTACATCCTTTAAAACACATCAAAGTTTAATAAAACGTAATTATTTTTATTTTATTTTGTATCTTTGCACTCTCGAAATCTCACCTTATATTATTTTATACAAGGTGTTCATTGCCAACTAA
- a CDS encoding polyprenol monophosphomannose synthase, which yields MKDTVVIIPTYNEIENIEAIVKAVFSQSDSIHVLIVDDNSPDLTAIKVKELQVGFPKRLFLEVRKEKSGLGTAYIHGFKWCLNKGYKYIFEMDADFSHDPKDLIKLYKACDVEGADLSIGSRYVQGVNVVNWPMNRVLMSYFASKYVRIITGMRIHDTTAGFVCYKREVLEAINLDAIKFIGYAFQIEMKFKAYLKKFKIKEVPVIFTDRTKGESKLSSGIISEAVFGVISMKLKSFFKK from the coding sequence ATGAAGGATACAGTAGTTATCATTCCAACATATAATGAGATAGAAAATATTGAAGCTATAGTTAAGGCTGTCTTTTCCCAATCGGATAGTATTCATGTCCTTATTGTTGATGATAACTCACCAGACCTTACAGCTATAAAGGTTAAAGAATTGCAAGTTGGTTTTCCAAAGCGGTTGTTTTTGGAAGTTCGAAAAGAAAAATCTGGATTAGGTACAGCCTACATTCATGGCTTTAAATGGTGTTTGAACAAAGGGTACAAGTATATTTTTGAAATGGACGCCGATTTCTCGCACGATCCTAAAGACTTAATAAAACTATACAAAGCATGCGATGTTGAAGGCGCAGATTTATCTATCGGTTCCAGGTATGTACAAGGTGTAAATGTTGTTAACTGGCCTATGAATCGTGTTTTAATGTCTTATTTTGCGTCAAAGTATGTACGCATTATTACAGGTATGAGAATACATGATACAACAGCCGGTTTTGTTTGTTATAAACGTGAAGTGCTTGAAGCGATAAACTTGGATGCGATAAAATTTATTGGCTACGCGTTTCAAATTGAAATGAAGTTTAAAGCCTATTTAAAGAAGTTTAAAATTAAAGAAGTCCCCGTTATTTTTACAGATAGAACAAAAGGAGAATCAAAACTAAGTTCTGGTATAATTTCAGAAGCTGTATTTGGAGTGATCTCTATGAAGCTAAAAAGTTTTTTTAAAAAATAA
- a CDS encoding dihydroorotase produces MELRSTLIKNANIVNEGVTFNGDILIEGEYIKQIGKSISVKSADVKVVDAEGKYLLPGVIDDQVHFREPGLTHKGNIETESRAAIAGGITSFIEMPNTNPQTTTIEKLEEKFEIASKTSSANYSFMFGGTNDNLDEILKLDPNQAAGLKLFLGSSTGNMLVDDLDVLEKIFKSTNMVISVHCEDETTIKKNFQEHIEKFGDDIPIKNHPVIRSEEACYLSSSRAIELAKKTGARLHVFHLSTGKETDLFSNKIPLKEKKITAEVCIHHLWFNDEDYDTKGTFIKWNPAVKTEADRTQLWEALLDDRIDVIATDHAPHTLEEKENVYTKAPSGGPLVHHALPAMLEMHHKGKISVEKVVEKMCHNPAILFQIEKRGFIKEGYYADMVLVDLNNPWTVNKDNILYKCGWSPFEGTTFKSRITHTFLNGSIVYENCKFSDIKAAKRLTFNR; encoded by the coding sequence ATGGAATTAAGATCGACACTTATTAAGAATGCAAATATTGTAAATGAAGGCGTTACTTTTAATGGCGATATATTAATTGAAGGCGAATACATTAAACAGATAGGCAAATCTATAAGCGTAAAATCTGCCGATGTAAAAGTTGTAGATGCCGAGGGGAAATATTTATTACCCGGAGTTATCGACGATCAAGTTCATTTTAGAGAACCAGGTTTAACCCATAAGGGAAATATCGAAACGGAATCCAGAGCAGCTATTGCAGGCGGGATTACGTCCTTTATAGAAATGCCAAATACAAATCCGCAAACTACAACTATTGAAAAATTAGAAGAGAAATTCGAGATAGCTTCAAAAACATCGTCTGCCAATTATTCATTTATGTTTGGGGGAACTAATGATAATTTAGATGAAATTTTAAAATTAGATCCAAATCAAGCAGCCGGATTAAAATTGTTTTTGGGGTCATCAACAGGCAATATGTTGGTTGATGATTTAGATGTATTGGAGAAAATCTTTAAAAGTACCAATATGGTTATTTCGGTTCATTGCGAAGATGAAACTACTATTAAAAAGAATTTCCAAGAGCATATTGAAAAGTTTGGAGACGATATTCCTATTAAAAACCATCCTGTTATTCGAAGCGAAGAAGCATGCTATTTATCTTCTTCCAGAGCTATAGAATTAGCGAAAAAAACAGGAGCGAGGCTTCATGTATTTCATCTTTCAACAGGAAAGGAAACAGATTTATTCAGTAATAAAATTCCTTTAAAGGAAAAAAAGATTACTGCAGAAGTTTGTATCCATCACCTGTGGTTTAATGATGAAGATTACGATACAAAAGGTACTTTTATTAAGTGGAACCCGGCAGTGAAAACCGAGGCAGACAGAACACAATTATGGGAGGCTTTATTAGACGACCGTATTGATGTTATTGCAACCGATCATGCACCACATACATTAGAAGAAAAAGAAAATGTTTATACTAAGGCACCGTCTGGAGGGCCATTGGTGCATCATGCGCTACCAGCTATGTTGGAAATGCACCATAAGGGTAAGATTTCTGTAGAAAAGGTGGTTGAAAAAATGTGCCATAACCCGGCAATTTTGTTTCAGATTGAAAAAAGAGGCTTTATTAAAGAAGGCTATTATGCCGATATGGTGTTAGTGGATTTAAATAATCCGTGGACTGTAAATAAGGACAACATTTTGTATAAATGCGGATGGTCGCCTTTTGAAGGGACAACATTTAAATCCAGAATTACACATACCTTTTTAAATGGTAGTATAGTATACGAAAATTGTAAATTTAGCGATATAAAAGCAGCCAAACGATTAACTTTTAATAGATGA
- a CDS encoding DUF4296 domain-containing protein, with translation MILKRVTLCLGILIAATACYNMEKPEKPHNLISKEKMVDIIIDAKLIASASTVNRKMMEDHGVNVNTYVYEKHNIDSLQFALSNSYYAFYAKDYEAIYVKVKDSLEALKVKFREEEEQLRIEKAKRKSDSLKLIFKEMDSLGLVKYQDSLKVIKKKDTLVEKLVQEVLHEKKGLIAPISDKDPQ, from the coding sequence ATGATTTTAAAACGAGTTACCCTTTGTTTAGGTATTCTTATAGCTGCAACGGCTTGCTATAATATGGAAAAACCGGAGAAGCCGCATAATTTAATATCTAAAGAGAAAATGGTAGATATTATAATTGATGCTAAATTAATAGCTTCGGCAAGTACTGTAAACCGGAAAATGATGGAGGATCATGGGGTTAATGTGAATACGTATGTTTATGAAAAGCATAATATCGATAGCTTGCAATTTGCTTTAAGTAATAGTTATTATGCGTTTTATGCAAAAGACTACGAAGCCATTTATGTTAAGGTAAAGGATAGTTTGGAAGCACTTAAGGTTAAGTTTAGGGAAGAAGAAGAACAGTTGAGGATTGAGAAAGCAAAAAGAAAGAGCGATTCGCTTAAGTTGATATTTAAGGAAATGGACTCTTTAGGTTTGGTGAAATATCAGGACTCTTTAAAAGTGATTAAAAAGAAAGATACCTTAGTTGAAAAGTTAGTGCAGGAAGTGCTTCACGAGAAAAAAGGTTTAATAGCTCCTATTTCGGATAAAGATCCCCAATAG
- a CDS encoding NAD-dependent epimerase/dehydratase family protein: MILVTGSTGLVGSHLLYKLASNNEKVRAIYRTERKLDHVKSVFATYTSNYESLFNAIEWVKADLLDIPSLSDAFKGITHVYHCAAFVSFEPNKYQLLRKTNIEGTANIVNLCLSNTIDKLCYVSSIATLGKPVNNEEITEDTVWNPEDDNSVYAITKYGAEMEVWRATQEGLNAVIVNPGVILGAGIWRYGTGSFFKKAHKGFKYYTSGTIALIAVQDVVSIMITLLKSDIINERFVLVAENWTYKRFLHALSKSVNTKPPEKMASSRLLKLAWKLDWLKTTLTGKRRQLTRHITISLTTESKHSSNKVKTALNYKFKPIDETITAIGDLYPK; the protein is encoded by the coding sequence ATGATTTTAGTAACAGGAAGTACAGGCTTAGTTGGTTCTCATTTACTTTATAAGCTCGCTAGCAATAATGAGAAAGTAAGGGCTATTTATAGAACAGAACGCAAGCTTGATCATGTAAAATCTGTTTTTGCTACTTATACTTCTAACTATGAATCCCTTTTTAATGCTATTGAATGGGTGAAGGCAGATCTTTTAGATATTCCTTCGCTATCTGATGCGTTTAAAGGTATTACCCATGTGTACCATTGTGCGGCATTCGTCTCTTTTGAACCGAACAAATATCAACTTCTGCGGAAAACAAATATAGAAGGCACAGCAAATATTGTAAATCTGTGCTTATCAAATACTATAGATAAGCTTTGTTATGTAAGCTCCATTGCCACTTTAGGAAAACCTGTTAACAACGAAGAAATAACAGAAGATACGGTTTGGAACCCAGAAGACGACAATAGTGTTTATGCAATTACAAAGTATGGTGCAGAAATGGAAGTATGGCGTGCTACTCAAGAAGGTCTTAATGCTGTAATTGTTAATCCTGGTGTTATTTTAGGAGCTGGTATTTGGCGCTATGGCACTGGTAGTTTTTTTAAAAAAGCGCATAAAGGATTTAAGTATTATACGTCTGGAACGATTGCTCTTATTGCTGTTCAAGATGTCGTTTCAATTATGATAACACTTTTAAAAAGCGATATTATAAATGAGCGCTTTGTTCTGGTTGCCGAAAATTGGACTTATAAAAGGTTTTTACATGCCTTATCGAAATCGGTTAATACGAAACCTCCAGAAAAAATGGCGAGTAGCAGATTGCTAAAATTGGCTTGGAAATTAGATTGGTTAAAAACTACATTAACTGGTAAACGAAGACAGTTAACAAGACACATTACCATATCTTTAACAACAGAAAGCAAACACAGCAGCAATAAAGTTAAGACTGCTTTAAATTACAAGTTTAAACCTATAGATGAAACAATAACTGCTATTGGGGATCTTTATCCGAAATAG
- the tyrS gene encoding tyrosine--tRNA ligase translates to MIKNFVEELTWRGMIHTVMPGADEHLMESMRSAYVGFDPTADSLHIGNLVPIMLLAHYQRCGHKPVALVGGATGMIGDPSGKSNERNLLDEKTLRHNQEAIKAQLSHFLDFESDAENAAVLVNNYDWMKEFSFLEFIRDVGKHITVNYMMAKDSVKNRISSEGAEGMSFTEFTYQLVQGYDFLHLYKEDNCTIQMGGSDQWGNITTGTELIRRISNGKGFAITCPLITKSDGSKFGKSEGGNVWLDAKRTSPYKFYQYWLNSSDEDAEKYIKIFTFLNEEEVNKLIETHKEAPHLRVLQKRLAEEITMMVHSKDDLENAIKASNILFGKSTSEDLKGLNEQTFLDIFEGVPQTEISQSDINGGLDIIAALAEKGGFLKSNGEARRALKENSISVNKEKVKDDYSITAKDLINDKFVLLQRGKKNYFVLQIV, encoded by the coding sequence ATGATAAAGAATTTTGTTGAAGAGTTAACATGGAGAGGTATGATACATACCGTAATGCCAGGAGCCGATGAGCATTTAATGGAAAGTATGCGTAGTGCTTATGTGGGGTTTGATCCTACGGCAGATTCTTTACACATCGGAAATCTGGTGCCTATCATGCTTTTGGCACATTACCAACGTTGTGGGCATAAGCCTGTCGCTTTAGTTGGTGGGGCAACCGGAATGATTGGTGACCCTTCAGGTAAATCGAACGAACGTAATTTGTTAGATGAAAAAACATTGCGTCATAATCAAGAAGCTATTAAAGCACAGTTATCGCACTTTTTAGATTTTGAAAGCGATGCCGAAAATGCTGCCGTTTTAGTGAACAATTACGATTGGATGAAGGAGTTTTCATTTCTTGAATTTATTCGCGATGTTGGTAAGCACATTACGGTAAACTATATGATGGCTAAAGATTCTGTGAAAAACAGGATTTCTTCAGAAGGGGCTGAAGGCATGAGTTTTACTGAATTTACCTATCAATTAGTTCAAGGATACGATTTTCTTCATTTATATAAAGAGGATAACTGCACCATACAAATGGGAGGTAGTGACCAGTGGGGGAATATTACAACCGGAACTGAGTTAATTCGAAGAATTAGTAACGGAAAAGGGTTTGCTATAACCTGTCCATTAATTACAAAATCTGACGGTTCTAAATTTGGAAAGTCAGAAGGCGGTAACGTGTGGTTGGACGCTAAAAGAACGTCACCGTATAAATTCTATCAATACTGGTTAAATTCTAGTGATGAGGATGCTGAAAAGTATATCAAGATTTTTACTTTTTTAAATGAAGAGGAAGTAAATAAGCTTATTGAAACACATAAGGAAGCACCACATTTACGCGTTTTACAAAAACGTTTAGCCGAAGAAATTACAATGATGGTGCATTCTAAAGATGATTTAGAAAACGCTATTAAAGCTAGCAACATCCTTTTTGGGAAATCTACAAGCGAAGATTTAAAAGGGCTTAATGAGCAAACATTTTTAGATATTTTTGAAGGTGTACCTCAAACAGAAATATCTCAATCTGATATTAATGGAGGATTAGATATAATTGCCGCTTTAGCAGAAAAAGGAGGGTTTCTAAAATCTAACGGAGAAGCTAGAAGAGCACTAAAAGAGAACTCTATTTCTGTAAATAAAGAAAAAGTAAAAGACGATTACAGCATTACAGCAAAGGACTTGATTAACGATAAGTTTGTGCTGTTACAGCGTGGAAAGAAAAATTACTTCGTATTACAAATAGTATAA
- a CDS encoding LuxE/PaaK family acyltransferase has translation MMDTNSIFNISNQSEFEDLALQVFKFQFENNRIYRSFCDLLYKHPSDIKTIKDIPFLPIQFFKSHKILSSKAPIKTTFSSSGTTGSITSKHYVTDLDIYTQSFTKGFRQFYGNIEDYVILALLPSYLEREGSSLVYMVDAMIKQSKYTESGFYLNNHAELKDTLTDLDSQGKKILLIGVSFALLDLVETYQFNLNNTIIMETGGMKGRRKELIREALHTELKMGFGVDAIHSEYGMTELLSQGYSKGHGIFNCPDWMRILTRDTEDPLTIQAHGKTGGINVIDLANVNSCSFIATQDLGRVNSNGTFEIIGRFDNSDIRGCNLMVL, from the coding sequence ATGATGGATACCAATTCTATTTTCAACATTAGCAATCAATCTGAATTTGAGGATTTGGCTCTACAGGTTTTTAAATTTCAATTCGAAAATAATCGTATTTATCGTTCTTTTTGCGATTTATTATACAAGCACCCTAGTGATATAAAAACTATTAAGGATATTCCTTTTTTACCCATTCAGTTTTTTAAATCGCACAAAATACTAAGCTCCAAAGCTCCTATAAAAACTACGTTTTCAAGTTCTGGAACCACCGGAAGTATTACAAGCAAACACTACGTAACGGATTTAGATATTTATACGCAAAGTTTCACCAAAGGTTTTCGGCAATTTTACGGAAACATTGAAGATTATGTAATCCTGGCATTACTCCCTTCTTATTTAGAACGCGAAGGATCTTCTTTAGTGTACATGGTAGATGCCATGATTAAACAATCCAAATATACCGAAAGTGGATTTTATTTAAATAACCACGCAGAACTAAAAGACACTTTAACAGATTTAGACTCTCAAGGAAAAAAGATATTGTTAATAGGCGTGTCTTTTGCACTGCTCGATTTGGTTGAAACTTATCAGTTTAATCTAAACAACACCATTATTATGGAAACTGGTGGTATGAAAGGGAGAAGAAAGGAGCTAATCAGGGAAGCGTTACACACAGAACTAAAAATGGGTTTTGGGGTAGACGCGATACATAGTGAATATGGTATGACCGAGCTTTTAAGTCAGGGCTATTCAAAGGGGCATGGCATTTTTAATTGCCCAGATTGGATGCGTATTTTAACACGAGACACCGAAGATCCGCTCACTATTCAAGCACACGGTAAAACGGGAGGAATTAATGTTATTGATTTAGCCAATGTAAACTCCTGTTCCTTTATTGCTACTCAAGATTTGGGGCGGGTTAATAGTAATGGAACTTTCGAAATTATTGGCCGTTTTGACAATTCGGATATTCGCGGATGTAATCTTATGGTACTTTAA